A window of Haloarcula sp. H-GB4 contains these coding sequences:
- a CDS encoding 30S ribosomal protein S3ae, with product MSERSVSKRTEQKRWYTVQAPEQFDREVLGKTPAEEPDKVLGRTIETTLGELTNDASENNTKLTFKINEVASDSAYTEFIRHELTRDYLRSLVRRGSSKVEAYITVLTTDDYRVQIQPVAVTTKKADASQEKAIRRTMIDLVRETAKDRSFEQLIDSVVEGRLSSAIYGEAKDIYPLRRVEIKKTTLEARPEEVAAEEETAVDVDEEDVDVEA from the coding sequence ATGAGTGAACGAAGCGTTTCCAAGCGCACAGAACAGAAACGGTGGTACACCGTGCAGGCTCCCGAGCAGTTCGACCGGGAGGTTCTCGGTAAGACACCGGCAGAGGAACCGGACAAGGTGCTCGGACGCACCATCGAAACAACGCTCGGCGAACTGACCAACGACGCCAGCGAGAACAACACGAAGCTGACCTTCAAGATCAACGAGGTCGCCTCGGACTCAGCGTACACGGAGTTCATCCGCCATGAACTCACGCGGGACTATCTCCGCTCGCTCGTCCGCCGAGGCTCTTCGAAGGTCGAGGCCTACATTACCGTGCTGACCACGGACGACTACCGTGTCCAGATTCAGCCGGTCGCCGTGACGACGAAGAAGGCCGATGCCTCCCAAGAGAAGGCCATCCGCCGAACGATGATCGACCTCGTTCGCGAGACGGCTAAAGATCGCTCCTTCGAACAGCTCATCGACAGCGTCGTCGAAGGGCGTCTCTCCTCGGCCATCTACGGCGAGGCCAAGGACATCTACCCGCTCCGACGCGTCGAGATCAAGAAGACAACGCTCGAAGCGCGGCCCGAAGAAGTCGCCGCCGAAGAGGAGACGGCTGTCGACGTGGACGAAGAAGACGTCGACGTCGAAGCCTAA
- a CDS encoding flippase activity-associated protein Agl23 yields the protein MAESSLLSALHDLRDRSRSWFADDPRATVKLVVAVTLLGLILRVVALGSRVAHFDEGRVAYWALHLRDSGSFAYRYIIHGPFIQHVDSWVFTVAAPTDFTMRLPVAIVGGLLPLAALLFREHLRSDETVLMAAFLALNPVLLYFSRFMRSDVLVAAFMFTAFGLLVRFVDTRKARYLYGVAAFMALGFASKENAIVYVLTWLGATGLLLAKVLVLPNGYRDAYSFLRTVPSIGTIWGRLSGRVRADVGLIINIGRSFRDRHDSATSVLAAYASHIVLAALVFGLVSLFFYAPRGAGVAGIEHPPAPAASGDVNFWSGVTNPSLFPELVQTTWERVVDQYSEWFSPASEKATTTETGLVGSIETFYESVDGHYEVLLKALGYTAAPLLLFSVFGYALDRLGTVEPRHLIPFAAYGGYVSILGYPIGTDIGAPWLAVHVVVPLSIPAAVGLAAVIRWGNESLSADDVTGAAIAAAIVLLVTALVVNTTVTRVYTNEHLEGNPLVQYAQPQESLRTDLAEMDRIATANRNGTDVVMYHGERGDAYDGDDAYVKEDRGQWNDSWWNTRPTCLQWHNSLPLPWYYATDDVNVSCENRPDTLAEQAQADQPPIVITQQIDNTVPAEQLEAAGYVPKTHRMRTKYGSNDMTVWVHESYGREPNR from the coding sequence ATGGCTGAGTCGTCCCTGCTGTCTGCCCTCCACGATCTTCGGGACCGGAGCCGGTCCTGGTTCGCGGACGACCCCCGCGCCACCGTGAAGCTCGTCGTTGCCGTGACGCTTCTCGGACTCATCCTCAGAGTCGTAGCGCTCGGAAGCCGCGTCGCTCACTTCGATGAGGGTCGCGTGGCCTACTGGGCGCTGCATCTCCGCGATTCTGGGTCGTTCGCTTATCGCTACATCATCCACGGCCCGTTCATTCAACACGTCGATAGCTGGGTATTCACCGTCGCTGCGCCGACCGACTTCACGATGCGGCTCCCGGTCGCGATTGTCGGCGGCCTGCTCCCGTTGGCGGCGCTGCTCTTTCGCGAACACCTCCGGTCCGACGAGACAGTCCTCATGGCCGCCTTTCTCGCACTCAATCCGGTCCTGCTGTACTTCTCGCGGTTTATGCGCAGCGACGTATTGGTCGCTGCGTTTATGTTCACCGCCTTCGGCCTGCTCGTCCGGTTTGTTGACACCCGGAAGGCACGCTATCTCTACGGCGTCGCCGCGTTCATGGCGCTCGGGTTCGCCTCGAAGGAGAACGCCATCGTCTACGTACTGACGTGGCTCGGCGCGACCGGCCTTCTGCTGGCAAAGGTGCTCGTCCTTCCGAACGGCTACCGCGACGCGTACAGCTTCCTCCGGACCGTCCCGAGTATCGGTACAATCTGGGGCCGGCTGTCGGGCCGTGTCCGGGCGGACGTAGGGCTCATTATCAACATCGGTCGCTCGTTCCGCGACCGCCACGACAGCGCCACCTCCGTCCTCGCAGCGTACGCGAGCCACATCGTCCTCGCCGCGCTAGTGTTCGGCCTCGTCTCGCTGTTCTTCTACGCTCCGCGTGGGGCCGGTGTCGCGGGCATCGAACACCCGCCAGCGCCGGCCGCAAGTGGCGACGTGAACTTCTGGTCCGGCGTGACGAACCCATCACTGTTCCCCGAACTCGTCCAGACCACCTGGGAACGCGTCGTCGACCAGTACAGCGAGTGGTTCTCGCCGGCCTCGGAGAAGGCCACGACAACGGAAACAGGCCTCGTCGGGTCCATCGAGACGTTCTACGAGAGCGTCGACGGCCACTACGAGGTGCTCCTGAAAGCGCTGGGCTACACCGCGGCGCCGCTGCTTCTGTTCTCGGTGTTCGGGTATGCGCTCGACCGACTCGGAACCGTTGAGCCGCGCCACCTCATCCCGTTCGCGGCCTACGGCGGCTACGTCTCGATTCTGGGTTACCCCATCGGGACCGACATCGGCGCGCCGTGGCTCGCCGTCCACGTTGTCGTCCCGCTGTCGATTCCGGCCGCCGTCGGACTCGCTGCTGTGATCCGGTGGGGGAACGAATCGCTGTCGGCTGACGACGTGACTGGTGCGGCCATCGCCGCCGCCATCGTTCTGCTCGTTACTGCACTCGTCGTCAACACGACCGTAACGCGGGTGTACACCAACGAGCATCTGGAGGGGAATCCGCTGGTCCAGTACGCCCAGCCACAGGAGTCGCTCCGTACGGACCTGGCGGAGATGGACCGAATCGCGACGGCCAACAGAAACGGCACCGATGTCGTCATGTACCACGGAGAGCGCGGCGACGCCTACGACGGCGACGACGCGTACGTCAAGGAAGACCGCGGTCAGTGGAACGACTCGTGGTGGAACACCAGACCGACCTGCCTGCAGTGGCACAACTCGCTGCCGCTACCGTGGTACTACGCGACCGACGACGTGAACGTCTCCTGTGAGAACCGGCCCGACACGCTTGCCGAACAGGCGCAGGCGGACCAGCCGCCGATAGTCATCACCCAGCAGATCGACAACACAGTCCCTGCCGAACAGCTCGAAGCCGCCGGGTACGTACCCAAAACACACCGGATGCGAACGAAGTACGGCTCGAACGACATGACGGTGTGGGTCCACGAATCCTACGGCCGAGAACCGAACCGTTAA
- a CDS encoding plastocyanin/azurin family copper-binding protein, translating into MERRDFLRAAGPAAVAGLAGCLGGGSADTDYDVGMSAKAYRPIRIAVEPGTTVRWLNTSKQGHSVTAYEDEIPDEADYFASGGFDTEQAARDNWGSSSGGTMFEGDDFTHTFETLGEYAYFCIPHERAGMVGTVVVTENPETATSVE; encoded by the coding sequence ATGGAGCGACGGGATTTTCTCCGTGCGGCCGGTCCGGCGGCAGTCGCAGGGCTCGCCGGCTGCCTCGGCGGTGGGAGCGCTGACACCGACTACGACGTTGGGATGTCCGCGAAGGCGTACCGTCCGATTCGGATCGCCGTCGAACCGGGGACGACCGTGCGGTGGCTCAATACGAGCAAACAGGGCCACTCGGTCACGGCCTACGAGGACGAGATCCCTGACGAGGCCGACTACTTCGCCTCCGGCGGCTTTGACACCGAACAGGCGGCCCGCGACAACTGGGGGAGTTCCTCCGGCGGGACGATGTTCGAGGGTGACGATTTCACGCACACTTTCGAGACACTCGGCGAGTATGCCTACTTCTGTATCCCGCATGAACGAGCCGGGATGGTCGGGACTGTCGTCGTAACCGAAAACCCCGAAACGGCGACAAGCGTCGAGTAG
- a CDS encoding pyridoxal phosphate-dependent aminotransferase — protein MTMDFASRVERVEPSATLAISNKAAELEAEGKDVVDLSVGEPDFDTPENIKDAAKDALDAGHTGYTSSNGIPELKEAIADSLHDDGLTQYGPDNLIVTPGGKQALYEIFQTIIDDGDEVALLDPAWVSYEAMAKLAGGTLTRVDTAAHDFQLEGALDDLADAVSDETELLVVNSPGNPHGAVYSREALEGVRDLAVEHDITVISDEIYKEITYDGVEAVSLGTLEGMEDRTITLNGFSKAYSMTGWRLGYFAAPEELVSQAGKVHSHSVSCAVNFVQHAGVEAITNTDDAVEEMRQAFAERREFLMGLFEDHGVHVPEPQGAFYMMPEIAPDGDDTEWCDQAISEAQVATVPGTAFGTPGYARISYANSKERLQEAVDRLAEADLI, from the coding sequence ATGACTATGGACTTCGCATCCCGCGTCGAACGTGTAGAACCGAGCGCGACCCTCGCGATCAGCAACAAGGCCGCAGAACTCGAAGCCGAGGGGAAGGACGTTGTCGACCTCAGCGTCGGCGAACCAGACTTCGACACGCCGGAAAACATCAAAGACGCCGCCAAGGACGCACTCGACGCCGGCCACACTGGCTACACGTCCTCCAACGGCATTCCCGAACTGAAGGAAGCCATCGCCGACAGTCTCCACGACGACGGCCTCACTCAGTACGGCCCGGACAACCTCATCGTCACGCCGGGCGGCAAGCAGGCGCTGTACGAAATCTTCCAGACCATCATCGATGACGGCGACGAGGTCGCCCTGCTCGATCCGGCCTGGGTGTCCTACGAAGCGATGGCGAAACTCGCCGGCGGGACGCTGACCCGTGTCGACACTGCCGCCCACGACTTCCAGCTCGAAGGCGCGCTGGACGACCTCGCCGATGCCGTCTCCGACGAGACGGAACTGCTCGTCGTCAACTCACCGGGTAACCCCCACGGCGCGGTGTACTCCCGCGAGGCGCTGGAGGGCGTTCGCGACCTCGCCGTCGAGCACGATATCACGGTCATCTCGGACGAGATCTACAAGGAGATTACCTACGACGGCGTCGAAGCTGTCTCGCTGGGCACGCTTGAGGGCATGGAAGACCGGACCATCACCCTCAACGGCTTCTCGAAGGCCTACTCGATGACCGGCTGGCGGCTGGGGTACTTCGCGGCCCCGGAAGAACTCGTCTCACAGGCCGGCAAGGTCCACTCCCACTCCGTCTCTTGTGCCGTTAATTTCGTCCAGCACGCCGGCGTCGAGGCCATTACGAACACCGACGACGCCGTCGAGGAGATGCGCCAGGCCTTCGCTGAGCGCCGCGAGTTCCTCATGGGCCTGTTCGAGGACCACGGCGTCCACGTCCCTGAGCCGCAGGGCGCGTTCTACATGATGCCTGAAATCGCGCCGGATGGCGACGATACCGAGTGGTGTGACCAAGCTATCTCGGAGGCACAGGTAGCTACCGTCCCAGGGACCGCGTTCGGAACCCCCGGCTACGCCCGTATCTCCTACGCCAACAGCAAGGAGCGGCTGCAGGAAGCCGTCGACCGGCTGGCCGAGGCCGACCTCATCTAA
- a CDS encoding ATP synthase subunit C — MSATTGAVVLQTGGPAISAEAASYLAGGLAALAVGLAALGSGFAERGIGAAAGAIAEDPDMFGRGLILTVLPETLVILTLVTVFVVT; from the coding sequence ATGTCAGCCACTACAGGCGCAGTCGTGTTACAGACTGGCGGGCCCGCGATATCCGCCGAGGCCGCCAGCTACCTCGCCGGGGGACTCGCGGCCCTTGCTGTCGGGTTAGCGGCGCTGGGTTCCGGGTTCGCCGAGCGCGGTATCGGTGCGGCGGCGGGTGCCATCGCTGAGGACCCCGACATGTTCGGACGAGGGCTCATCCTCACAGTACTGCCCGAGACGCTCGTCATCCTCACGCTGGTGACAGTGTTCGTCGTAACGTAG
- a CDS encoding adenylyltransferase/cytidyltransferase family protein, whose product MTRVVAQGTFDILHPGHVHYLQDAADMGDELHVIVARSVNVTHKEPPVVPDEQRREMVSALKPVDEAHLGHPEDIFVPIERIEPDIIALGYDQHHDDEQLEAALSARGIDCEIRRASPLEAEAADRLLSTGRIIDRILDERSE is encoded by the coding sequence GTGACCCGCGTTGTCGCGCAGGGAACGTTCGATATTCTGCACCCGGGCCATGTCCACTACCTGCAGGACGCCGCCGACATGGGCGATGAACTGCACGTCATCGTGGCCCGCTCGGTCAACGTCACGCACAAGGAGCCGCCGGTCGTCCCGGACGAGCAACGCCGAGAGATGGTCAGCGCACTCAAACCGGTCGACGAGGCACACTTGGGGCATCCAGAGGACATCTTCGTCCCCATCGAGCGAATCGAACCGGACATCATCGCACTGGGATACGACCAGCACCACGACGACGAGCAACTGGAAGCGGCGCTGTCCGCCCGTGGAATCGACTGTGAGATCCGCCGGGCCAGCCCGCTGGAAGCCGAGGCGGCTGACCGGCTCCTGTCGACTGGCCGGATTATCGACCGGATTCTCGACGAACGTAGCGAGTGA
- a CDS encoding KEOPS complex subunit Pcc1, translating into MRRAEIRTTHDSPERIARAVRPDNTDEMTTRVEGDAVVTTVERDSTSGLQATVDDYVVNIRVAAQLADQHTQSNHE; encoded by the coding sequence ATGAGACGGGCCGAGATTCGGACGACACACGACTCGCCCGAACGCATCGCACGCGCGGTGCGGCCGGATAACACCGACGAGATGACCACGCGCGTCGAGGGCGATGCCGTGGTCACGACCGTCGAGCGCGATTCGACCAGCGGCCTGCAGGCGACCGTCGACGACTACGTTGTCAACATCCGGGTTGCAGCACAGCTCGCAGACCAACACACACAATCCAACCATGAGTGA
- a CDS encoding polymer-forming cytoskeletal protein, with amino-acid sequence MNYPWGQQRAQSAPLGLILVLSLVIVGSGVVVSLGATALVDTEAGLDVSRAETGMTQLDSQAALVALGNADSQQVSLVGTDKSTYRIDGTAGRMTVNITNHSASPSTTVTLMDEQLGAVVYENGNQKVAYQGGGVWRRSDSGSVMVSPPEFYYRDATLTLPLITVRGDHSLGSRASVSKDSTTQVYPDQAAGNINPLDTGTVNITVKSDYYRSWGRYFEERTDGDAYYDHENDSVTTTLVVPTGPREVTSAVAATSAGGQITLSGSGTDPARTDSYNSSVGDYATSQGSFGTITTAGDVYVKGNSEVDGAVRSGDRVEVKGSGVVTRDVEYSTTKHIKGTVNGDVRQISGVEGAGAIDGLVNRRVANASDTNDNGAIGSISGDQLVAGDQTLDAGTYYLEDLTLDGETLTINTGGDNVTIAVRDYVYIKNNGRIKVNGDGKVRLYVKGKATSASGHHFHIYRTGDVDIDNANNAKQFWVYGQSDFDAVIEGDTDTPQFEGVIYAPASGVGTSSVSLKKAELYGGLVAGSVTVDNGGLVHYDRALRNERAVPKDTNIIRLTYLHVSKNRINVTSG; translated from the coding sequence ATGAACTACCCCTGGGGTCAGCAACGCGCCCAATCAGCCCCGCTTGGGCTGATACTGGTCCTCAGTCTTGTCATCGTTGGTTCCGGTGTCGTTGTCAGCCTAGGAGCGACGGCGCTGGTCGATACTGAGGCTGGGCTTGATGTCTCCCGGGCAGAGACGGGGATGACCCAGTTGGACTCTCAGGCGGCGCTGGTGGCGCTTGGGAACGCAGACAGCCAGCAGGTGTCGCTCGTTGGAACGGACAAATCGACGTACCGAATCGACGGCACTGCGGGTCGGATGACCGTCAACATCACCAACCACTCGGCTTCGCCCTCAACGACAGTCACGCTGATGGATGAGCAACTCGGCGCAGTCGTCTACGAAAACGGGAACCAGAAGGTGGCCTATCAGGGCGGTGGCGTGTGGCGACGCTCCGATAGTGGCAGTGTCATGGTTTCACCGCCGGAGTTCTACTACCGCGATGCGACGCTGACGCTCCCGCTCATCACCGTCCGCGGTGACCACTCACTTGGCTCACGGGCGAGTGTTTCGAAGGACAGCACGACGCAGGTGTATCCCGACCAGGCGGCCGGAAACATCAATCCGCTGGATACGGGGACGGTCAACATCACCGTCAAGAGCGACTACTACCGGTCCTGGGGGCGCTACTTCGAAGAGCGGACCGACGGCGACGCGTACTACGACCACGAAAACGACAGCGTGACCACGACGCTGGTCGTGCCGACGGGGCCACGAGAAGTGACAAGCGCCGTCGCGGCCACGTCTGCTGGCGGACAGATTACGCTCTCCGGTAGTGGCACCGACCCTGCCCGAACGGACAGCTACAACTCATCTGTCGGCGATTACGCGACCTCACAGGGGTCGTTCGGCACAATCACTACAGCCGGTGACGTGTACGTCAAAGGGAACAGCGAGGTGGACGGCGCTGTTCGGTCCGGGGACCGGGTCGAGGTGAAAGGGAGCGGTGTCGTCACCCGTGACGTGGAATACTCGACGACGAAGCACATCAAAGGTACTGTCAACGGGGATGTCAGACAGATTTCTGGTGTCGAAGGAGCCGGCGCCATCGATGGCCTGGTGAACCGGCGAGTCGCCAACGCAAGCGACACCAATGACAACGGCGCGATCGGCAGCATTTCGGGCGATCAGCTCGTCGCCGGTGACCAGACGCTGGACGCGGGCACATACTACCTCGAAGACCTGACGCTGGACGGCGAGACGCTGACGATTAACACAGGTGGTGACAACGTGACCATCGCGGTCCGGGACTACGTCTACATCAAGAACAACGGACGGATCAAAGTCAACGGTGACGGGAAGGTCCGCCTCTACGTCAAAGGCAAAGCCACGTCCGCCAGCGGCCACCACTTCCACATCTATCGCACCGGGGATGTCGATATCGACAACGCCAACAACGCCAAGCAGTTCTGGGTGTACGGCCAGTCTGACTTCGACGCCGTCATCGAGGGAGACACTGATACCCCGCAGTTCGAGGGCGTGATTTACGCACCCGCCAGCGGCGTCGGGACCAGCAGTGTCTCCCTCAAGAAGGCTGAACTGTACGGTGGACTCGTTGCTGGGTCAGTCACGGTGGATAACGGCGGGCTAGTCCACTACGACCGGGCGCTCAGAAACGAGCGAGCCGTGCCGAAGGACACGAACATTATCCGGCTGACGTACCTCCACGTCTCGAAAAACCGGATCAACGTGACCAGCGGGTAG
- a CDS encoding Mov34/MPN/PAD-1 family protein yields MGLFRTSGILGIAESALEFALAASEEAHPNEYMGFLRGDDASKLGLDDDGTVLTDVLVIPGTESNPVSATVKTSMVPNDMRAAGSIHSHPNGVLKPSDADLATFGRGDVHIIVGYPYGRDDWKAFDSDGTAVDLPVLDVEPPEESFFDFDQADIDAELREEEFDQ; encoded by the coding sequence ATGGGGTTGTTCCGAACGAGCGGGATACTCGGGATCGCGGAGTCTGCACTCGAGTTCGCGCTCGCAGCCTCCGAGGAGGCCCATCCCAACGAGTATATGGGCTTTCTCCGGGGCGATGACGCCAGCAAGCTCGGGCTCGACGACGACGGCACCGTTCTGACCGATGTTCTGGTCATTCCGGGGACAGAGTCGAACCCGGTCAGTGCGACCGTCAAGACGAGCATGGTTCCAAACGATATGCGAGCGGCGGGGTCGATTCACTCGCACCCGAACGGTGTCCTCAAGCCCAGCGACGCGGACCTTGCGACGTTCGGTCGCGGCGACGTCCACATCATTGTCGGCTACCCGTACGGCCGCGATGACTGGAAGGCGTTCGACAGCGACGGGACAGCGGTCGACCTTCCGGTACTCGATGTGGAGCCGCCGGAGGAGTCCTTTTTCGATTTCGACCAGGCTGATATCGACGCCGAGCTACGCGAGGAGGAGTTCGATCAGTGA
- a CDS encoding 5-(carboxyamino)imidazole ribonucleotide synthase has protein sequence MTLTSPGPTVGVVGGGQLGRMLGEAAAPLGLELLVTDPTPDCPAAPVVRDQIVGDFDEEATLRELAERADYLTFEIELADPDVLERVAEETGTPVHPTPETLRTIQDKLVQKRRLSDAGVPVPEFRAVDTPDDLREACEELGYPAMLKARTGGYDGRGNIRVEGPDDVEGAVDEIAGPAMVEEMVDFERELAVMGCRGADERDTFPVTETIHREEILRESVAPARASRAVRERARDVAHDVLDVMDGRGVFGIELFETTDGEILLNEIAPRPHNSGHWTIEGCHTSQFEQHLRAVTGQPLGSTDQRFPTVSTNILGDVTERQPAELRGEDGVLETPRAHLHWYGKREVYALRKMGHVTVTADDPDGLLADARELRDGLTFE, from the coding sequence ATGACGCTCACGTCACCAGGGCCGACCGTCGGCGTGGTCGGCGGTGGCCAACTCGGCCGGATGCTGGGCGAGGCGGCCGCGCCGCTTGGCCTCGAACTGCTTGTGACCGACCCGACACCGGACTGTCCGGCCGCGCCGGTCGTCCGCGACCAGATCGTCGGGGATTTCGACGAGGAGGCGACCCTGCGGGAGCTCGCCGAGCGCGCCGACTACCTCACCTTTGAGATCGAACTGGCCGATCCGGACGTTCTCGAACGGGTCGCCGAGGAGACGGGGACGCCTGTGCATCCCACTCCAGAGACGCTCCGGACGATTCAGGACAAGCTCGTCCAGAAGCGCCGGCTGTCGGATGCCGGCGTTCCGGTCCCCGAGTTCCGTGCCGTTGACACCCCCGACGACCTCCGCGAGGCCTGCGAGGAACTGGGCTACCCCGCGATGCTCAAGGCCCGGACCGGCGGCTACGATGGCCGCGGGAACATCCGCGTCGAGGGGCCGGACGATGTCGAGGGCGCTGTCGACGAGATTGCCGGCCCAGCGATGGTTGAGGAAATGGTCGACTTCGAGCGGGAACTGGCCGTTATGGGTTGTCGCGGCGCGGACGAGCGGGACACGTTCCCGGTCACCGAGACGATTCACCGCGAGGAGATTCTGCGGGAATCCGTCGCGCCGGCCAGAGCGTCACGAGCCGTCCGCGAACGCGCCCGAGATGTCGCTCACGACGTGCTTGACGTGATGGACGGCCGCGGCGTGTTCGGTATCGAACTCTTCGAGACGACCGACGGGGAGATCCTGCTCAACGAGATTGCGCCGCGCCCGCACAACTCCGGACACTGGACTATTGAAGGGTGCCATACCTCGCAGTTCGAGCAACACCTCCGCGCTGTCACCGGCCAGCCGCTGGGGTCGACCGATCAACGGTTCCCCACTGTGTCGACCAACATTCTCGGGGACGTGACCGAGCGCCAGCCGGCGGAGCTACGGGGCGAAGACGGCGTGCTCGAGACGCCGCGAGCACACCTGCACTGGTACGGCAAGCGCGAGGTGTACGCCCTCCGGAAGATGGGACACGTGACAGTGACGGCCGACGACCCGGACGGCCTGCTCGCCGACGCCCGCGAACTCCGTGACGGCCTGACCTTCGAGTGA
- the ribH gene encoding 6,7-dimethyl-8-ribityllumazine synthase: MVQLGLVVAQYDKHGAVIEEMEHGAYEAAADNDAEIAASVDVPGAYDTPLAADRLARRSDIDAVAVLGAIISGDTDHDQIIGNAAAQGLTDVSLDRDTPVTLGIIGPGMSQDEAEARTDKGASAVRSAIELATELEQ; encoded by the coding sequence ATGGTGCAGCTTGGGCTGGTTGTCGCCCAGTATGACAAACACGGGGCCGTTATCGAAGAGATGGAGCACGGGGCTTACGAGGCCGCTGCCGACAATGACGCTGAGATTGCTGCGTCAGTCGATGTCCCGGGGGCCTACGACACGCCGCTGGCCGCCGACCGGCTGGCGCGCCGGTCGGATATCGACGCCGTGGCCGTCCTCGGCGCGATCATCAGCGGCGACACCGACCATGATCAGATCATCGGCAACGCCGCTGCGCAGGGGCTGACCGACGTGTCCCTCGACCGCGATACCCCCGTCACACTGGGCATTATCGGCCCGGGCATGAGCCAAGACGAGGCCGAGGCCCGAACCGACAAGGGGGCCTCAGCCGTCCGGAGCGCAATCGAACTCGCCACTGAACTCGAACAATGA
- a CDS encoding 30S ribosomal protein S15, with translation MARMHTRRRGSSDSDKPAADEPPEWSDVDEDAIEARVVELAEQGHSPSEIGLKLRDEGVQGTPIPDVSLATGKKVTEILEENEAEPEFPEDLRNLLERAVRLRDHMDENPGDYQNKRALQNTQSKIRRLIDYYRGDEVDEDFTYSYDNAVEALGLE, from the coding sequence ATGGCACGAATGCATACACGCCGTCGCGGTTCGTCCGACTCGGACAAACCGGCGGCAGACGAACCCCCGGAGTGGAGTGACGTCGACGAGGACGCCATCGAAGCGCGCGTCGTCGAACTGGCCGAACAGGGCCACTCGCCAAGCGAGATCGGCCTGAAGCTGCGCGACGAGGGCGTCCAAGGCACGCCGATCCCTGACGTCTCGCTCGCAACCGGCAAGAAAGTCACCGAGATTCTCGAGGAGAACGAAGCCGAACCGGAGTTCCCGGAAGACCTTCGGAACCTGCTCGAGCGGGCCGTCCGCCTTCGCGATCACATGGACGAGAACCCCGGTGACTACCAGAACAAGCGTGCGCTCCAGAACACGCAATCGAAGATCCGACGCCTCATCGACTACTACCGCGGTGACGAAGTCGACGAGGACTTCACCTACAGCTACGACAACGCCGTCGAAGCGCTGGGTCTCGAATAG